A single region of the Pararhodospirillum photometricum DSM 122 genome encodes:
- a CDS encoding HlyD family type I secretion periplasmic adaptor subunit encodes MIPQAVVEMPRDLPPDSQPLVLPDDDEPYRLGLPPESVLPRNDLALCLPVLLRTLGWAGDTRHLTEALPYFGGPLDLTALRRVMADLGYRSQIRRSKLHNLADIEVPCLFLPKGRSACVVIERRDKALSLFTPRGLQRGRPPRARGQAIVFTSIVDPEQALVPTGQTSWLLGILRRFTGHLWLALFLSTVIALLSTAGSLYVMAVYDRAVGAGSSITLVSLIIGVTLAVGGEMVMRSLRSALLARVGARIDVLVGRSVFERLMRLPPALTEGSTVGAQLARVKDFETVREFLVGPMAGSVLDVPFSVLIIGLVYLLAGPLGLVPTIAALALVVLGLVARSGLRRRVGESARSVAARQDLALEALTHHRLLRTTGSIATWLARYRVRAINAARATHATNSYIGLLGVIAQALVVSSGVATLWFGASLVMAGGLSVGGLIASMILLWRALAPFQSSFMVLARSEQVRSSVRQIDRLMELVPEQADRATVRPVRGVRGAVGVTRFSMRYGPDSEPALLGVSLEVEAGEVVAVVGANGAGKSTLIKAVAGMVRGQTGMVKVDGMDIRRFDPVEYRRAIAYAPDEATVFRGTVLQNIQLADAAATPEQVTEAARVVGLLDEADALPQGLETRLGDQSTASPSIRTRIALARVLLRRAPIVLLDEPAGGLDAAGDEALMTVIRRLKGHSTVFVVTHRPSHVRLADKILELSKGQVVRFGAVPDLKGEPRPPEASVALSTEASASESSSASGSLSMSGPEKVVAQALASPELRRGSRKPRPGAHIADMEEEPIHRHRRTVILVLVGVIGALLIWAAREPIAETAMTQGQVVPRQQVQRVQHLEGGIVAEILVEDGSKVEAGDLLVRLQPEAALGDAGQMRARRDALQRQAERLRAVAEGDSAPDFSGMSTIDAGLDAGQQALFKAQLKTLDDRRAVLEARLTQRQAEISGLIQERDAWQRRIDALRSEADMYQQLFNSGHGTKVTLLKALSDLAEAQAERERVVGRLESLEGGLTELREQLNEIVSTSREQVLDRLGQVQAELAEVDKILVRAEDRVDRLALRAPVEGIVKGLSVKAPGEVITPGQVVMEIVPTAGGLLVESRVSPRDVGALKVGQEVKIKVSAFDFARYGAIRGALESVSATTFVDENGQPFYKARVGMTQDWVGRPGNRVLPGMVVQADITTGEKTLIEYLLKPIYIAATQAFTER; translated from the coding sequence ATGATCCCCCAAGCCGTTGTCGAGATGCCCCGCGATCTGCCCCCCGACTCCCAGCCCCTGGTCCTGCCCGACGACGATGAACCCTATCGCCTGGGCTTGCCGCCGGAGAGCGTGCTGCCGCGCAACGACCTTGCCCTGTGCCTGCCCGTGTTGCTGCGCACGCTGGGGTGGGCCGGTGACACCCGCCACCTGACAGAGGCTCTGCCCTACTTTGGCGGGCCGTTGGACCTAACGGCCTTGCGCCGCGTTATGGCCGATTTGGGGTATCGCAGTCAGATTCGCCGCAGCAAGCTGCACAATCTGGCCGATATCGAAGTTCCCTGCTTGTTCCTGCCCAAGGGACGCTCGGCGTGCGTGGTAATCGAGCGGCGGGACAAGGCGTTGAGTTTGTTCACCCCTCGGGGTCTCCAGCGCGGCCGACCGCCCCGCGCCCGCGGTCAGGCGATTGTTTTTACGTCCATTGTCGATCCCGAACAGGCCCTGGTGCCGACGGGCCAGACCTCGTGGCTGCTGGGTATCTTGCGCCGTTTCACCGGCCACTTGTGGCTGGCCTTGTTCCTGAGCACCGTGATTGCCCTGCTGTCGACGGCGGGCTCCTTGTATGTGATGGCGGTGTATGACCGAGCGGTGGGGGCCGGGTCGTCGATCACCTTGGTCTCGCTGATTATTGGCGTCACGCTGGCGGTGGGCGGGGAGATGGTGATGCGCTCCCTGCGCTCGGCCCTGTTGGCCCGGGTGGGGGCACGCATCGACGTTTTGGTGGGGCGCTCGGTGTTCGAGCGCCTGATGCGGCTGCCACCGGCCTTGACCGAGGGCTCGACGGTGGGGGCCCAGTTGGCCCGGGTCAAGGATTTCGAGACGGTGCGCGAGTTCCTGGTCGGCCCGATGGCCGGTTCGGTGCTCGACGTCCCGTTTTCGGTGCTGATCATCGGCCTTGTCTACCTGCTGGCCGGTCCCTTGGGGCTGGTCCCAACGATCGCGGCGCTGGCTTTGGTGGTCTTGGGTCTGGTGGCACGCAGCGGTTTGCGCCGTCGGGTGGGCGAGAGCGCGCGGTCGGTGGCGGCCCGTCAGGATCTGGCGCTCGAAGCTCTGACCCATCACCGGCTGCTGCGTACGACCGGCTCCATTGCCACGTGGCTTGCGCGCTACCGCGTGCGCGCCATCAACGCCGCCCGGGCCACCCACGCAACCAACAGCTACATTGGCCTGTTGGGAGTGATTGCCCAAGCGCTGGTGGTGAGTTCCGGGGTGGCGACCTTGTGGTTTGGGGCCTCGCTGGTGATGGCGGGCGGCTTGTCGGTGGGCGGGCTGATCGCCTCCATGATTTTGCTCTGGCGAGCGCTGGCCCCGTTCCAATCCTCGTTCATGGTCCTGGCTCGCTCGGAACAGGTGCGCTCGTCGGTGCGCCAGATTGACCGCCTTATGGAACTGGTGCCTGAGCAGGCCGACCGGGCGACGGTGCGCCCGGTGCGCGGCGTGCGCGGCGCGGTGGGGGTGACCCGCTTTAGCATGCGCTATGGGCCAGACAGCGAGCCGGCCTTGCTGGGGGTCAGCCTGGAGGTCGAGGCGGGCGAGGTCGTGGCCGTGGTCGGCGCCAACGGCGCCGGCAAATCGACGCTGATCAAGGCGGTGGCCGGCATGGTCCGGGGCCAAACGGGCATGGTCAAGGTCGATGGCATGGATATCAGGCGCTTCGATCCGGTGGAGTATCGCCGGGCCATCGCCTACGCCCCCGACGAAGCCACGGTGTTCCGCGGCACGGTGTTGCAAAACATCCAGTTGGCTGACGCCGCCGCCACCCCCGAGCAGGTGACCGAGGCGGCCCGGGTGGTGGGCCTGCTTGACGAAGCCGACGCCTTGCCCCAGGGCCTAGAGACCCGCCTGGGCGACCAGTCCACGGCGTCGCCCAGTATCCGCACCCGCATTGCGCTCGCCCGCGTTCTGCTGCGCCGGGCTCCCATCGTGCTGCTCGACGAGCCGGCCGGTGGCCTCGACGCCGCCGGCGACGAAGCATTGATGACCGTGATTCGGCGCCTCAAGGGGCATTCGACGGTGTTCGTGGTGACCCACCGGCCAAGCCATGTCCGGCTGGCCGACAAGATCCTTGAACTGAGCAAGGGGCAGGTGGTGCGCTTTGGCGCCGTGCCCGACCTGAAGGGAGAACCGCGCCCGCCCGAGGCCAGCGTTGCCCTTTCAACCGAGGCCTCTGCTTCCGAGTCTTCCTCTGCATCCGGGAGTCTTTCTATGTCCGGCCCTGAAAAAGTCGTCGCGCAGGCTTTGGCAAGCCCGGAGTTGCGCCGGGGCAGCCGCAAGCCGCGCCCTGGCGCCCACATCGCGGACATGGAGGAAGAACCCATCCACCGTCACCGCCGCACGGTCATTCTGGTTCTGGTGGGCGTGATTGGTGCCTTGTTGATCTGGGCCGCCCGCGAGCCCATTGCCGAGACGGCGATGACCCAAGGTCAGGTGGTCCCGCGCCAGCAAGTGCAGCGCGTGCAGCATCTGGAAGGCGGCATTGTCGCCGAAATCTTGGTGGAGGATGGCAGCAAGGTCGAGGCGGGTGATCTGCTGGTCCGCCTCCAGCCCGAGGCCGCCTTGGGTGACGCGGGCCAGATGCGCGCCCGCCGGGATGCTCTCCAGCGGCAAGCCGAACGTCTGCGCGCCGTGGCCGAGGGCGACAGTGCCCCGGATTTCTCAGGGATGAGCACCATCGACGCGGGACTGGACGCGGGACAACAAGCCTTGTTCAAGGCCCAGCTCAAGACCCTTGATGACCGACGCGCCGTCCTAGAAGCCCGCTTGACCCAGCGTCAGGCCGAAATTTCTGGACTGATCCAGGAGCGCGACGCTTGGCAGCGCCGCATTGATGCCCTGCGCAGCGAGGCGGACATGTATCAGCAGTTGTTCAACAGCGGGCACGGAACCAAGGTGACCTTGCTCAAGGCGTTGAGCGATCTGGCCGAGGCCCAGGCGGAGCGCGAGCGAGTCGTGGGACGGCTGGAAAGCCTCGAGGGAGGCCTCACGGAACTGCGCGAACAACTGAACGAAATCGTCTCCACCAGCCGTGAGCAAGTTCTCGATCGTTTGGGACAGGTCCAAGCCGAACTGGCCGAGGTGGACAAGATCTTGGTGCGGGCCGAGGATCGGGTGGACCGCCTCGCGTTGCGGGCCCCCGTTGAGGGCATCGTCAAGGGCCTTAGTGTCAAGGCGCCGGGCGAAGTGATCACCCCAGGACAAGTCGTGATGGAAATCGTGCCAACGGCGGGCGGCCTCCTGGTCGAGAGTCGGGTCTCACCGCGGGATGTAGGCGCTCTCAAAGTGGGTCAGGAAGTGAAAATTAAGGTCTCGGCCTTTGACTTCGCCCGCTATGGCGCGATCAGGGGAGCCCTGGAAAGCGTCTCGGCCACAACTTTCGTCGATGAAAACGGCCAACCTTTTTACAAAGCTCGGGTAGGAATGACCCAAGATTGGGTTGGTCGTCCGGGTAATCGCGTTTTGCCGGGAATGGTGGTACAAGCAGATATCACCACCGGGGAAAAAACTCTGATAGAGTACCTGCTCAAGCCCATTTACATCGCGGCCACGCAGGCCTTCACCGAACGGTAA
- a CDS encoding peptidase domain-containing ABC transporter, with protein sequence MPPAASSPSVITRASQLVAGQRRIGELLLTSLLINVVGLAMPLAMLQVYDRILPNANVATLDLLVLGVGAAIVVEMFLRHLREDIANTIAARFESRGQVESLTRLLRMPMSEFERVGGGTHLERLTAVDQMRDQVGGRAFLALMDLPFVGIYLGVIYFLGQKLVLIPVGLALLFAIITVIQSIFLRRVVEETSQQDERRHNFMIETLGGIHTVKALAAEAQMLRRFERLLENTIGQRRKAALRTSSVQISAALFSQATSVILVAGGALLVMDNRMTVGSLAACTMLAGRITPIIQGALGVWQRHQTTQVAQRRVASTLAIPDATQRPPFPPASGAARLVLENLTYGTHGTDNAVLNNVNLTLEPGDCISLRGGNGSGKSLLLWLMTGQISPDKGRVLLDGTDLGTVDPSSLDAHIGYVSDQGQLLQGTLIENLTLFDRDREAAAMAVAEELGLNDVAAYLSQGFEARLGGRIADILPRGVVQRVAIARVLTHDPRLILFDDAAMLLDGSAETLLMDAIRRRKGTHTLVIVSHRPSTLKIADRHFEVVDGTLKESPLPGRPVLPPAGGPIS encoded by the coding sequence ATGCCCCCTGCCGCAAGCTCCCCTTCTGTCATCACCCGCGCGTCGCAACTGGTGGCAGGTCAACGGCGCATCGGCGAGCTTCTGCTGACCTCACTGCTGATCAACGTGGTGGGCTTGGCGATGCCCTTGGCCATGCTCCAGGTCTATGACCGGATTTTGCCAAATGCCAATGTCGCCACCTTGGACCTTCTGGTCTTGGGCGTGGGGGCGGCCATCGTTGTTGAGATGTTTTTGCGCCACCTGCGCGAGGATATCGCCAATACCATCGCTGCTCGGTTCGAGTCTCGGGGGCAGGTTGAATCCCTGACGCGTTTGTTGCGCATGCCGATGAGTGAATTCGAGCGGGTTGGGGGGGGCACACACCTGGAGCGGCTCACCGCCGTGGACCAGATGCGCGATCAGGTCGGAGGCCGGGCTTTTCTGGCGTTGATGGACCTGCCTTTTGTGGGCATCTATCTGGGTGTGATCTATTTCCTGGGCCAGAAGCTGGTTTTGATTCCAGTGGGTCTTGCGCTTCTTTTTGCCATCATCACCGTTATTCAGAGCATTTTTTTACGGCGTGTTGTCGAAGAAACCTCACAGCAAGACGAACGGCGCCACAATTTTATGATCGAGACCCTGGGCGGCATCCACACGGTCAAGGCCCTGGCGGCCGAGGCCCAGATGTTGCGCCGCTTTGAGCGCCTGCTGGAGAACACCATTGGCCAGCGGCGCAAGGCGGCGCTGCGCACGTCGTCGGTGCAGATCTCGGCGGCGCTGTTTTCTCAGGCGACCTCGGTGATCCTGGTGGCCGGGGGCGCGCTTTTGGTGATGGACAACCGGATGACCGTGGGCAGCTTGGCGGCCTGCACCATGCTGGCAGGCCGCATCACTCCCATCATTCAAGGGGCTCTCGGGGTGTGGCAGCGCCACCAGACCACGCAGGTCGCGCAGCGCCGGGTCGCCTCGACGCTGGCGATCCCCGACGCCACCCAACGCCCCCCCTTCCCGCCCGCTAGCGGCGCCGCCCGATTGGTTCTGGAAAACCTGACCTACGGGACCCATGGCACCGACAATGCGGTGCTCAACAACGTTAACTTGACCCTGGAGCCCGGCGACTGCATCAGTCTGCGGGGCGGCAACGGCAGTGGGAAGAGCTTGCTGCTATGGTTGATGACGGGCCAGATCTCGCCGGACAAGGGACGGGTGTTGCTCGATGGCACGGACCTTGGTACCGTGGACCCGTCGAGCCTCGACGCCCACATTGGGTACGTCTCGGATCAGGGACAGCTTCTCCAGGGCACCTTGATCGAGAATCTGACCCTGTTCGACCGTGACCGCGAGGCGGCGGCCATGGCGGTGGCGGAAGAGCTTGGCCTGAACGATGTGGCCGCTTATCTTTCCCAGGGGTTCGAGGCTCGCCTGGGCGGACGCATCGCCGATATCCTGCCGCGCGGCGTGGTCCAGCGCGTGGCCATTGCCCGCGTGCTGACCCACGATCCCCGTCTGATCTTGTTCGATGATGCGGCCATGCTGCTTGATGGATCGGCGGAAACCTTGCTGATGGATGCGATCCGCCGCCGCAAGGGAACCCATACCCTGGTGATCGTCAGTCACCGTCCCTCGACCTTGAAAATTGCCGATCGTCACTTTGAAGTGGTTGATGGCACCTTGAAGGAAAGCCCCCTGCCCGGTCGCCCGGTCCTTCCCCCTGCCGGAGGACCAATCTCATGA
- a CDS encoding DMT family transporter has translation MFSLSLGPVLALVSAALFGASTPFAKALLAGVDPWLLAGILYLGSGVGLGLLSLARRRRGPLPDRADLPWLGGAILAGGVVAPVLLLLGLQGLAGSTASLLLNAEVVLTALIAWGLFRENAGRRVMVGLGAIVAGAVILSWPGASESGPDGTPWAVLALLGACLGWAIDNNLTRKVSLNDPLVLAGLKGGAAGLTNVVLALGVGHAALPSPSLVAAGAGLGFLGYGLSLVAFVVALRLLGTARTGAYFATAPFIGALMSVLVLGEPLSGPLLVAAGLMGWGVWLHLTEQHTHAHDHPALTHVHTHDHANDPDGHHRHEHPPGNEGLPHCHPHTHPALSHRHAHVPDAHHRHAH, from the coding sequence ATGTTTTCCCTCTCGCTCGGGCCCGTTTTAGCGCTCGTTTCCGCGGCGTTGTTCGGCGCCAGCACACCCTTTGCCAAAGCGCTGTTAGCGGGGGTGGATCCCTGGCTGCTGGCGGGGATTTTGTATCTTGGCTCGGGAGTGGGGCTCGGTCTGCTGTCCCTGGCGCGGCGGCGTCGGGGGCCTCTTCCCGATCGGGCGGACCTGCCCTGGCTGGGCGGGGCGATTCTGGCCGGGGGCGTGGTGGCCCCAGTGCTGCTGTTACTGGGTCTTCAGGGCTTGGCGGGCAGTACGGCGTCGTTGCTCCTTAATGCTGAAGTCGTTTTGACGGCTTTGATCGCTTGGGGGTTATTTCGCGAAAACGCGGGGCGACGGGTCATGGTGGGCTTGGGAGCCATTGTGGCCGGCGCGGTCATTTTGTCCTGGCCTGGGGCCTCCGAGTCCGGCCCGGACGGGACACCATGGGCTGTCCTTGCCCTTTTGGGGGCCTGCCTGGGCTGGGCCATCGACAACAACCTGACGCGCAAGGTCTCCCTGAACGATCCCCTGGTCCTCGCGGGCCTCAAGGGGGGGGCGGCAGGCCTGACCAACGTAGTGCTGGCCCTGGGGGTGGGACACGCCGCCCTCCCGTCCCCGAGTCTGGTGGCGGCGGGGGCTGGGCTGGGCTTTTTGGGCTATGGACTGAGCCTGGTGGCGTTCGTCGTGGCGCTGCGCTTGTTGGGCACGGCCCGAACCGGCGCTTATTTTGCAACGGCCCCGTTTATTGGCGCCCTGATGTCGGTCCTTGTCCTGGGAGAGCCTCTTTCCGGGCCCTTGCTGGTGGCGGCGGGGTTGATGGGCTGGGGCGTTTGGCTGCACTTGACCGAGCAGCACACCCACGCCCACGACCACCCGGCCCTAACCCACGTCCACACCCACGACCACGCCAACGACCCTGATGGCCACCATCGGCATGAGCACCCGCCGGGGAATGAGGGACTCCCCCACTGTCACCCGCACACCCACCCCGCCCTGTCCCATCGCCACGCGCACGTCCCGGACGCACACCATCGCCATGCCCATTAA
- the ssb gene encoding single-stranded DNA-binding protein — MAGSVNKVILIGHLGKDPESRTFQNGNKVTQLRLATSETWKDRTTGEKREKTEWHAVSIFGPPADIAERYLKKGSRVYVCGSLQTRKWQDQSGQDRYTTEVVVQGFGSEIVLLDRAPGGGGEGGGDHGGGYGGGGGYGGGGRDKTPPSSGGGQGWDRSPGPAGGPGDLDDDIPF; from the coding sequence ATGGCCGGTTCGGTCAACAAAGTCATTCTGATCGGTCATCTGGGCAAGGACCCGGAATCCCGTACATTCCAGAATGGCAACAAAGTCACACAGCTGCGTCTGGCCACGTCGGAGACCTGGAAAGATCGCACGACCGGCGAGAAGCGGGAAAAAACCGAGTGGCACGCCGTTTCCATCTTCGGTCCCCCCGCCGATATTGCCGAGCGCTACCTTAAAAAGGGATCGCGGGTGTACGTCTGCGGCTCCTTGCAGACCCGCAAATGGCAAGACCAGAGTGGTCAGGACCGGTACACGACCGAGGTGGTGGTCCAGGGCTTTGGCAGCGAAATTGTGTTGCTGGATCGGGCCCCAGGCGGCGGTGGTGAGGGCGGCGGCGACCATGGCGGCGGCTATGGTGGCGGAGGCGGCTACGGCGGCGGCGGTCGCGACAAAACCCCGCCGTCTTCGGGCGGCGGTCAGGGATGGGATCGCAGCCCGGGGCCGGCCGGAGGGCCTGGGGACTTGGACGATGATATTCCGTTCTGA
- a CDS encoding branched-chain amino acid ABC transporter substrate-binding protein, whose protein sequence is MRGFKTGLLAAAATVILGTGVAQADITIAVAGPMTGQNASFGEQMSKGAAMAVKDINAKGGLMGQKLVLKVGDDACDPKQAVAVANQFANEGVVFVVGHFCSGSSIPASAVYNEEGILQISPASTNPKLTEQGFGVVFRTCGRDDQQGVIAADYIKDHYADKKIAILHDKSAYGEGLAKETQAALNAANIKEVMFDAITVGEKDYSALVTKMKNEGVQIVYLGGYYTEAGLIVRQAKDQGLNIVLMSGDATVASEFGSIAGPAGDGTLFTFSPDPRKSPEAAPVVKAFEGEGYNPEGYTLYTYGSIQAWAQAATTANSTKAADVAKALHAGQFETVLGKIGFDAKGDVSAPGYVVYQWMGGKYDYVNN, encoded by the coding sequence ATGCGTGGATTCAAGACCGGACTTCTTGCTGCCGCCGCGACCGTGATTCTGGGCACCGGGGTGGCCCAGGCTGATATTACCATTGCCGTGGCCGGCCCCATGACCGGCCAGAACGCCTCCTTCGGCGAGCAGATGTCCAAGGGCGCCGCCATGGCCGTCAAGGACATCAACGCCAAGGGCGGCCTGATGGGCCAGAAGCTGGTGCTGAAGGTGGGCGATGACGCCTGCGACCCGAAGCAGGCGGTGGCTGTGGCCAACCAGTTCGCCAACGAAGGGGTGGTGTTCGTGGTCGGCCACTTCTGCTCCGGCTCGTCGATCCCCGCCTCGGCGGTGTACAACGAGGAAGGGATCTTGCAGATCTCCCCGGCCTCGACCAACCCCAAGCTGACTGAACAAGGCTTTGGCGTGGTGTTCCGCACCTGTGGTCGTGACGATCAGCAAGGCGTGATCGCCGCCGACTACATCAAGGACCACTACGCCGACAAGAAGATCGCCATTTTGCATGACAAGTCGGCTTATGGCGAAGGTCTGGCCAAGGAAACCCAGGCCGCTCTGAACGCCGCCAACATCAAGGAAGTGATGTTCGACGCCATCACCGTGGGCGAGAAGGACTACTCGGCCCTGGTGACCAAGATGAAGAACGAGGGCGTCCAGATCGTTTACCTCGGCGGCTACTACACCGAGGCCGGTCTGATCGTGCGTCAGGCCAAGGACCAGGGCCTGAACATTGTTCTGATGTCGGGCGACGCCACCGTGGCCTCCGAGTTCGGCTCGATCGCCGGCCCGGCGGGCGATGGCACCTTGTTCACCTTCTCGCCCGATCCGCGCAAGAGCCCTGAGGCGGCCCCGGTCGTGAAGGCCTTCGAGGGTGAAGGCTACAACCCTGAGGGTTATACCCTGTACACCTACGGCTCGATCCAGGCCTGGGCCCAGGCCGCCACGACCGCCAACAGCACCAAGGCGGCTGACGTGGCCAAGGCCCTGCACGCCGGCCAGTTCGAGACCGTTCTGGGCAAGATCGGCTTCGATGCCAAGGGTGACGTGTCGGCACCGGGCTATGTCGTGTACCAGTGGATGGGTGGCAAGTACGACTACGTGAACAACTAA
- a CDS encoding DUF6867 family protein, whose amino-acid sequence MTSLLGSQPLVFLLFTVGLVGWCAFMTGQALATTWRPAWHALPYGVLMGVADRFFAYALFKSDLLSPTGLVIDATLLTVIILIAYRVTQVHKMVSQYPWLYERTGLFGWREKASGG is encoded by the coding sequence ATGACCAGCCTTCTGGGGTCTCAGCCCCTGGTTTTTCTCCTGTTCACCGTGGGGTTGGTGGGCTGGTGTGCGTTCATGACGGGGCAGGCTCTGGCCACGACGTGGCGCCCGGCATGGCATGCCCTGCCCTACGGGGTTCTGATGGGCGTGGCGGATCGTTTTTTTGCCTATGCCCTGTTTAAGAGCGACCTGTTGTCACCGACAGGCTTGGTGATCGACGCAACTTTGCTTACTGTGATCATTTTGATCGCTTATCGCGTGACACAGGTTCATAAAATGGTCTCGCAGTATCCTTGGCTTTATGAACGCACTGGCCTGTTTGGCTGGCGTGAGAAGGCCTCCGGCGGCTGA
- a CDS encoding ABC transporter ATP-binding protein, whose product MTAPQSRTSGTPRPVLLNVEHLSMRFGGLIAVDDLSFAARAGEITSIIGPNGAGKTTVFNCLTGFYKPTVGRLTLEHPRKNKRFYLERMEGFRVAQQADIGRTFQNIRLFGRMSVLENLIVAQHNVLMRASVFSLAGLLGLPIYRKAERAARDRARYWLDRVGLTERADWEAQNLPYGDQRRLEIARAMCIQPVLLCLDEPAAGLNPKESLDLNTLLLAIRDEHGIGLLLIEHDMSVVMGISDHIVVLDHGRKIAEGDPRTVREDPAVIKAYLGEAEEEELPAEVAQDLGATSSRKGANHA is encoded by the coding sequence ATGACGGCACCCCAATCCCGGACGTCAGGCACCCCCCGTCCGGTGCTCCTGAACGTCGAACACCTGAGCATGCGTTTTGGCGGCCTGATCGCCGTGGACGATTTGTCCTTTGCCGCCCGGGCGGGCGAGATCACCTCGATCATCGGGCCCAACGGTGCGGGCAAGACGACGGTGTTCAACTGTCTGACCGGCTTTTACAAGCCAACGGTAGGCCGCCTGACCCTGGAGCACCCGCGCAAGAACAAGCGGTTTTACCTGGAGCGCATGGAGGGCTTCCGGGTCGCCCAGCAGGCGGACATTGGCCGCACCTTCCAGAACATCCGTCTGTTTGGCCGCATGTCGGTTCTAGAAAACCTGATTGTGGCCCAGCACAATGTGTTGATGCGCGCCTCGGTCTTTTCGCTGGCTGGCCTTTTGGGACTGCCCATTTACCGCAAGGCGGAGCGCGCGGCCCGGGACCGGGCGCGGTATTGGCTGGATCGGGTGGGCCTGACCGAGCGGGCCGACTGGGAGGCGCAAAACCTGCCCTATGGCGACCAACGCCGCTTGGAAATTGCCCGGGCCATGTGTATCCAGCCGGTCCTTCTTTGTCTTGATGAGCCGGCGGCGGGTCTCAACCCCAAGGAATCCCTCGATCTCAACACGCTGTTGCTGGCGATTCGCGACGAACACGGCATCGGCCTGTTGCTCATCGAGCATGACATGAGCGTGGTCATGGGCATTTCCGACCACATTGTGGTGCTGGACCATGGTCGCAAGATCGCCGAAGGGGATCCGCGCACGGTGCGCGAGGATCCGGCGGTGATCAAAGCCTATTTGGGTGAAGCGGAAGAGGAGGAGCTTCCCGCCGAGGTCGCCCAGGATCTGGGCGCCACGTCTTCGCGCAAGGGGGCCAACCATGCCTGA
- the livM gene encoding high-affinity branched-chain amino acid ABC transporter permease LivM encodes MMPPQVTSSGGPSALTPGALLKEVGLTALLAAFLFIPFVGLVADNQSGALHITQRWEVWAMAVGVVAVGRLVLMVWREHPSRRNATSGLTTLMRPAGHFLRKNMTSIALIALVAAIAFPLSPFGNRYSVDVATTWMIYIMLGWGLNIVVGLAGLLDLGYVAFYAVGAYSYALLSTQFDWSFWVCLPLAGVFAAFFGIVLGFPVLRLRGDYLAIVTLGFGEIIRVILLNWGEVTEGPKGISGVPRPTFFGFDFARTAPDGGMTFHQLLGIEYSPLHRVIFLFYLILALAVLTNLFTQRIRRLPVGRAWEALREDEIACRSLGINPTNVKLSAFALGAMFGGFAGSFFATRQGFVSPESFTFMESAVILAIVVLGGMGSQVGVVIAAFFLVVLPEIFREFEQYRMLFFGVAMVVVMVWRPGGLLSYRDPTILMGARPTPAPADARGRA; translated from the coding sequence GGAAGTGGGCCTGACCGCCCTTCTCGCCGCCTTCTTGTTCATCCCCTTCGTAGGCTTGGTGGCCGACAACCAAAGTGGCGCCTTGCACATCACCCAGCGCTGGGAGGTGTGGGCAATGGCGGTGGGGGTGGTCGCCGTGGGTCGCCTTGTGCTGATGGTGTGGCGCGAGCATCCCTCGCGACGCAACGCGACCTCGGGCCTGACCACCTTGATGCGTCCGGCAGGCCACTTCCTGCGCAAGAACATGACCTCGATCGCGCTGATTGCCCTGGTGGCCGCGATCGCCTTTCCCTTGAGCCCGTTTGGCAATCGCTATTCGGTCGATGTGGCCACCACCTGGATGATTTACATCATGCTGGGCTGGGGCTTGAACATCGTGGTGGGGCTTGCGGGTCTTCTCGACCTCGGCTATGTGGCCTTTTATGCGGTGGGCGCGTATTCGTATGCGCTGCTTTCAACCCAGTTTGACTGGTCGTTCTGGGTCTGCCTGCCCTTGGCCGGTGTTTTTGCCGCGTTCTTTGGCATTGTCCTGGGCTTTCCGGTGCTGCGTCTGCGCGGCGATTACCTGGCAATCGTGACCTTGGGATTTGGTGAGATCATCCGGGTAATTTTGCTCAACTGGGGCGAAGTGACGGAAGGGCCCAAGGGGATCAGCGGCGTTCCGCGGCCGACCTTTTTCGGCTTCGACTTTGCCCGCACCGCGCCCGATGGCGGCATGACCTTCCATCAGTTGCTAGGGATTGAGTACTCCCCCCTGCACCGGGTTATTTTCCTGTTTTACCTCATCTTGGCCCTGGCGGTTTTGACCAACCTGTTCACCCAGCGCATTCGGCGCCTGCCGGTGGGCCGCGCCTGGGAAGCCCTGCGCGAGGACGAAATTGCCTGCCGCTCGCTCGGCATCAACCCGACCAACGTCAAGCTCTCGGCCTTTGCCTTGGGCGCCATGTTTGGCGGCTTTGCCGGGTCGTTCTTCGCCACGCGCCAAGGCTTCGTGAGCCCGGAAAGCTTCACGTTCATGGAAAGCGCGGTGATCTTGGCCATTGTGGTTTTGGGAGGCATGGGCTCGCAGGTGGGCGTGGTGATCGCGGCGTTCTTCCTGGTGGTTTTGCCGGAAATTTTCCGCGAGTTTGAACAATACCGCATGCTCTTCTTCGGCGTGGCCATGGTGGTTGTCATGGTGTGGCGTCCGGGAGGGCTGTTGTCCTACCGTGACCCCACGATTTTGATGGGCGCCCGGCCCACTCCCGCCCCCGCAGACGCAAGAGGCCGAGCATGA